In Neisseriaceae bacterium CLB008, one genomic interval encodes:
- a CDS encoding arylesterase: MTFLLRILTVGLCLALPVSTVSAATVLVMGDSLSAGYGIKKEAGWVALLAQQLQPQHKIINASISGNTTKDGQTRLAAALKQHQPDVVIIALGGNDALRGLPLTQMQTNLSQMVKQSKAAKAKVLLVGMDMPPNFGNAYRKQFNGVYQTVAKDTQTPLLPLLVAGFETDMKAFQADGIHPNASKQQVMMNNVLKPLRPLLR, from the coding sequence ATGACCTTCCTATTACGCATATTAACTGTGGGTTTGTGCCTGGCCCTGCCCGTAAGCACGGTTTCTGCCGCCACCGTATTGGTGATGGGCGACAGCCTGTCGGCAGGCTACGGCATCAAAAAAGAAGCGGGCTGGGTAGCCCTGCTGGCGCAGCAGCTACAGCCCCAGCATAAAATCATCAACGCCAGCATTTCTGGCAACACCACCAAAGACGGCCAAACACGCTTAGCGGCCGCACTGAAACAGCACCAGCCCGATGTGGTGATCATTGCCTTAGGCGGCAATGACGCCCTACGCGGCCTGCCCTTAACGCAAATGCAGACTAATCTGAGCCAAATGGTCAAACAAAGCAAGGCCGCCAAGGCCAAAGTGCTGCTGGTGGGCATGGACATGCCCCCTAACTTTGGCAATGCCTATCGCAAACAGTTCAATGGCGTTTATCAAACCGTAGCCAAAGACACCCAAACGCCGCTGCTGCCGCTATTAGTGGCTGGCTTTGAAACCGACATGAAGGCGTTTCAGGCCGACGGCATTCACCCCAATGCCAGCAAGCAACAAGTGATGATGAACAATGTGTTAAAGCCACTGCGCCCGTTACTGCGCTAA
- a CDS encoding ABC transporter ATP-binding protein — MALNPLLSVTQLTQVVHHLSQPLTIFREVSFAVSAQETVAIVGASGSGKSTLLSMISGLETATSGSVTLLGHELNRLDEDQRAKVRLDNVGFVFQNFQLMPTLTALENVMLPLELAKGKGAAERAKAILTRVGLGHRLHHYPKYLSGGEQQRVAIARAFVNQPKVLFADEPTGSLDPKTAVAVMDLLFELNQEEGTVLVLVTHDMRLAERCDRTLVLSEQGLLAADSDQIVVEGSHV, encoded by the coding sequence ATGGCGTTAAATCCTTTGTTGTCGGTGACTCAGCTGACTCAAGTTGTCCACCACCTCAGTCAGCCGCTCACCATTTTTCGTGAGGTGTCTTTTGCCGTATCGGCGCAAGAGACGGTGGCCATCGTGGGGGCGTCTGGGTCGGGTAAGTCTACCCTGTTGTCGATGATTTCCGGTTTGGAAACCGCCACTTCAGGTAGCGTAACATTATTGGGACACGAGTTAAACCGCTTAGATGAGGATCAACGGGCAAAAGTTCGCCTCGATAATGTGGGCTTTGTGTTTCAAAACTTTCAGCTCATGCCCACGCTGACGGCGCTGGAAAACGTGATGCTGCCGCTGGAGCTGGCCAAGGGCAAAGGGGCCGCCGAACGGGCCAAAGCCATTTTGACCCGAGTAGGCCTAGGCCATCGCCTCCATCATTATCCTAAATATTTGTCGGGCGGCGAGCAGCAGCGGGTGGCGATTGCGCGCGCCTTTGTGAATCAGCCTAAGGTTTTGTTTGCGGATGAGCCCACCGGCAGCCTCGACCCTAAAACCGCCGTGGCGGTGATGGACTTATTGTTTGAACTGAATCAAGAAGAGGGCACGGTGCTGGTGTTGGTGACCCACGACATGCGCTTGGCCGAGCGTTGCGACCGCACCTTGGTGCTGAGCGAGCAAGGTTTATTGGCCGCCGACAGCGATCAGATTGTGGTGGAGGGCAGCCATGTTTGA
- the yiiM gene encoding 6-hydroxyaminopurine reductase → MLCYPQVYQGKIKDYADQGIDPSAIVKQRASGVLTLTALGLAEDEQAEKRFHGGPDRALCHYPREHYAYWRQALPERAERFVASAFGENLSSEGFMEDTVFIGDVFQWGSTLIQVTQPRSPCYKLNQHFGVADLSVQMQASGRCGWLYRVVSAGSVDSAASLALFARTSAVSVAEAIDIAFGQPFDEGRCRRLLGASGLSSSWTKTMLLRLQTGQVEDFNRRLLAQP, encoded by the coding sequence ATGTTGTGTTATCCACAGGTGTATCAGGGCAAGATCAAAGACTACGCTGATCAGGGCATCGACCCCAGCGCCATCGTCAAACAGCGCGCCAGCGGCGTGCTGACCTTAACCGCTTTAGGTCTAGCCGAAGACGAACAGGCCGAAAAGCGCTTTCATGGCGGCCCCGATCGCGCGCTCTGTCATTATCCGCGGGAACATTACGCCTATTGGCGCCAAGCCTTACCCGAGCGTGCTGAGCGCTTTGTGGCCTCGGCCTTTGGGGAGAACCTGTCTAGCGAAGGCTTCATGGAAGACACGGTCTTTATTGGCGATGTGTTTCAGTGGGGATCAACTCTGATTCAGGTGACGCAGCCGCGCTCGCCTTGTTATAAGCTGAATCAACATTTTGGCGTGGCGGATTTATCGGTACAGATGCAGGCCAGCGGTCGCTGCGGCTGGCTGTATCGCGTGGTGTCGGCCGGCAGCGTCGACAGCGCCGCCAGCTTAGCGCTGTTTGCCCGCACCAGTGCCGTGTCGGTAGCCGAGGCGATCGACATTGCCTTTGGTCAGCCGTTTGACGAGGGCCGCTGCCGTCGTTTATTGGGTGCATCTGGGCTGTCGTCGAGCTGGACCAAGACCATGCTTTTACGGCTGCAAACAGGCCAAGTCGAAGATTTTAATCGCCGTCTATTGGCCCAGCCATAG
- a CDS encoding ABC transporter permease, translated as MFEWRFCQRQWRSGAFNVMLVAVILAVTAASCVAFFSTRLEATLHAEASKLMGADLVVRNNQPLPTEVTAAIAAATPNVLASSQMQSMLATEDTFAMASIHAVPEAFPLKGEHRIRQGEAVRKVSHSPAPGEVWLSERLMQQLSVAEGETLVVGDATLRVGAVLLEEAGSGFNLLSVLPNALMNAGDLPQTGLVQPGSRLTYRLFVSAEPAVIKRLQQTLTPILPETASMDDIESSGPQIQQALGRSGNFLGLATSLSVVLAVVALSLASRRFLAQHTHQVAIFRALGASSRQINRLFWFGFACLGLVGSVIGTALGYGLHLALLTQMQQLLNLSDVAAAPWWLWWVIPLVGVLLVWVLILPHIWSLKHISAQRVLRDDLPLPKSQVASAAALIAVLVLGSSLQMGDWTLSLQFMLGLAAVAAVMGGCALGLIALVKKLPTFGQVAWRQGLASLARRPKVTLVQMMALSVSILALLTLTWVKDDLLAAWAQSVPANAPNYFVLGVQEGEQDQFEQALSAGGLKVPMLYPSTRARLVAINGEAPNEALRADEDTRRLLDREFNLSWLSELPAHNAVKSGQFWAADSSEPAFSMEEGLMKQFQLKLGDTLRFDVAGNVYEAPITSTRSLNWDSFQVNFFVIGPKLWGQEAPAGYISSFYVPDELRGTLLRISKSMPHISFVDISMILAEVKSIVARLSATINGMFLLCLLATAMVIWTSLLNAKDERLFDVALMRALGASNRLLRQGLIVELALLGAFAGLVGGLLAMALGTGVSVWLFELPWRVNLWLPLWGTLIGVGFAWLTGYPVLRTVLRTPPSRILNERL; from the coding sequence ATGTTTGAATGGCGTTTTTGCCAACGCCAATGGCGCTCTGGTGCATTTAATGTGATGTTGGTGGCGGTGATTTTGGCCGTCACGGCCGCAAGCTGCGTGGCCTTTTTTTCGACGCGTTTAGAGGCCACGCTGCATGCTGAAGCCAGTAAGCTGATGGGCGCGGATTTGGTGGTGCGCAACAATCAGCCGCTGCCGACTGAAGTGACGGCGGCGATAGCGGCGGCCACGCCGAACGTGTTGGCCAGCAGCCAAATGCAGTCGATGCTGGCTACGGAAGACACCTTTGCCATGGCCAGCATTCATGCGGTACCTGAGGCTTTTCCCCTGAAGGGCGAACACCGCATTCGCCAAGGCGAAGCGGTGCGTAAGGTGAGCCACAGCCCTGCACCTGGTGAGGTCTGGCTATCCGAGCGGCTCATGCAGCAGCTGAGCGTGGCAGAAGGCGAGACGCTGGTGGTGGGTGACGCCACGCTGCGGGTAGGGGCGGTGTTGCTAGAGGAGGCCGGCTCGGGCTTTAACCTATTAAGCGTTTTACCTAATGCCTTGATGAATGCTGGTGATTTGCCCCAAACCGGGCTGGTGCAGCCGGGCAGCCGCCTCACCTATCGGCTGTTCGTCAGCGCCGAACCGGCGGTGATTAAACGCTTACAGCAAACCCTGACCCCCATTTTGCCAGAGACGGCCAGTATGGACGACATCGAATCGTCGGGGCCGCAGATTCAGCAGGCGCTTGGCCGTTCGGGCAATTTCTTGGGCTTGGCGACCAGCCTGAGCGTGGTGCTGGCCGTGGTGGCCCTGAGCTTGGCCAGCCGTCGCTTTTTGGCGCAGCACACCCATCAAGTGGCGATTTTTCGCGCTTTGGGCGCCAGTAGCCGCCAAATCAACCGCCTGTTTTGGTTTGGCTTTGCCTGCCTAGGCTTGGTCGGGTCTGTGATCGGGACGGCGCTGGGCTATGGTCTGCATCTGGCATTGTTGACGCAGATGCAGCAGTTATTGAACTTGAGTGACGTGGCCGCTGCGCCGTGGTGGCTATGGTGGGTGATTCCACTGGTGGGCGTGCTGCTGGTGTGGGTATTGATTTTGCCGCATATTTGGTCATTGAAACACATTTCGGCGCAGCGGGTGTTGCGTGATGATTTGCCCCTACCCAAGAGCCAGGTGGCCAGCGCCGCGGCGCTGATTGCTGTCTTGGTGTTAGGTAGCAGTCTGCAAATGGGCGATTGGACGCTGTCACTACAGTTCATGCTCGGTTTGGCCGCGGTGGCGGCGGTGATGGGCGGCTGTGCTTTGGGCTTGATTGCGCTGGTGAAAAAGCTGCCCACGTTTGGTCAGGTAGCCTGGCGCCAAGGATTGGCCAGCCTCGCGCGGCGGCCCAAGGTGACCTTGGTGCAGATGATGGCGCTGAGCGTGAGCATCTTGGCCTTATTGACCCTCACTTGGGTGAAAGATGATTTATTGGCGGCCTGGGCGCAAAGCGTACCGGCGAACGCGCCCAATTATTTTGTCTTGGGCGTACAGGAAGGTGAGCAAGATCAGTTTGAGCAGGCGCTCAGCGCTGGCGGTTTGAAGGTGCCCATGCTGTATCCGTCAACCCGAGCGCGATTGGTGGCGATCAATGGTGAGGCGCCGAATGAGGCCTTACGCGCCGATGAGGACACGCGCCGGCTGTTGGATCGCGAGTTCAATTTATCTTGGCTGTCTGAACTGCCGGCACACAATGCGGTTAAGTCGGGCCAGTTTTGGGCCGCCGACAGCAGCGAGCCTGCTTTTTCGATGGAAGAGGGCTTAATGAAACAGTTCCAGCTCAAGCTGGGGGATACGCTGCGCTTTGATGTGGCGGGTAACGTCTACGAGGCGCCGATCACCAGCACCCGTAGCCTGAACTGGGACAGCTTTCAGGTGAACTTTTTTGTCATTGGCCCTAAACTTTGGGGCCAAGAGGCGCCTGCTGGCTACATCAGCAGCTTTTACGTGCCTGACGAGCTGCGCGGGACCTTGTTGCGCATCAGCAAAAGCATGCCCCACATCAGCTTTGTGGACATCAGCATGATTTTGGCCGAGGTGAAGAGCATCGTGGCGCGGCTATCGGCGACGATTAACGGCATGTTCTTGCTGTGCCTATTGGCCACTGCGATGGTGATTTGGACCAGCTTACTCAATGCTAAAGACGAGCGCCTGTTTGACGTGGCGCTGATGCGCGCTTTAGGCGCCAGCAATCGATTACTGCGCCAAGGCTTGATTGTGGAGCTGGCGCTCTTGGGTGCTTTTGCGGGCCTGGTTGGCGGCCTGTTGGCGATGGCCCTAGGCACCGGCGTATCGGTGTGGCTGTTCGAGCTGCCGTGGCGGGTGAATCTGTGGCTGCCGCTGTGGGGCACGCTGATCGGCGTTGGCTTTGCATGGTTGACGGGCTATCCGGTGCTGCGCACCGTTTTGCGTACGCCGCCGAGCCGTATTTTAAATGAAAGATTATAG
- a CDS encoding toxin-antitoxin system YwqK family antitoxin yields MNIAIKTAWLLLGVVGLGGCAQLSQTYVETVHRMGLTPAYDRDRMDQAMAAKSGHPVIIQTIVTAPAGTPDGPYVAYFDNGQPRLKTVVKQGRFDEYLDIYYTDGQLRTHTPLQAGLAHGLSKGYSPNGQLQSTIPYEQGKAEGFAKRLDADGKVMQRIRYRGGYPQ; encoded by the coding sequence ATGAATATTGCCATTAAAACAGCGTGGTTGTTGCTGGGCGTAGTGGGGCTAGGCGGCTGTGCGCAGCTGTCGCAGACCTATGTCGAAACCGTGCATAGAATGGGCTTGACGCCAGCCTATGATCGCGACCGTATGGATCAGGCGATGGCGGCGAAAAGTGGCCATCCCGTCATCATTCAAACCATCGTCACCGCGCCAGCAGGTACGCCGGACGGTCCTTATGTCGCCTATTTTGACAACGGCCAGCCGCGCTTGAAAACCGTGGTGAAGCAGGGGCGGTTTGATGAGTATCTAGACATTTATTACACCGATGGCCAGCTGCGCACGCACACGCCGCTACAGGCAGGCTTGGCGCACGGGCTGTCGAAGGGCTATTCGCCCAATGGTCAACTGCAAAGCACCATTCCCTATGAGCAGGGTAAGGCCGAAGGCTTTGCTAAGCGGCTAGATGCTGACGGTAAGGTGATGCAGCGCATTCGCTACCGTGGCGGTTATCCACAATAA
- a CDS encoding ATP-binding cassette domain-containing protein has protein sequence MIELALRKQRPEFTLEVTTDLASGLTHGIVGPSGSGKTTLLRLIAGFERLDSGHLTVAGQLWDDGGATFVPPQKRRCGMVGQDYALFPHLNVWQNMTFAAPKDSAVLTELVGVLKLEALLKKRSAALSGGQKQRVALARALAFEPDVLILDEALSAQDEALREDIQAWLKTYQRQHHLTVLLVSHNRDEVARLADTVLTLNQGQIVGPEIA, from the coding sequence ATGATTGAGCTGGCCTTACGCAAACAGCGTCCCGAATTTACCCTTGAGGTGACCACTGATTTAGCATCCGGCTTAACCCACGGCATCGTCGGCCCGTCTGGCTCAGGTAAAACCACGCTGTTGCGCCTGATCGCAGGCTTTGAGCGGTTGGATAGCGGCCATCTAACCGTAGCGGGGCAGTTATGGGACGATGGTGGGGCGACGTTTGTACCGCCGCAAAAGCGCCGCTGCGGCATGGTGGGACAGGATTACGCCCTGTTTCCTCATTTGAACGTCTGGCAAAACATGACGTTTGCCGCGCCCAAAGACAGCGCCGTGCTGACTGAACTGGTGGGCGTACTTAAGCTGGAGGCGCTGTTGAAAAAGCGCTCAGCGGCGCTTTCTGGCGGCCAAAAGCAGCGCGTGGCCTTGGCGCGAGCGCTGGCGTTTGAGCCTGATGTGTTGATCTTGGATGAGGCTTTAAGCGCCCAGGATGAGGCGCTACGCGAAGACATTCAGGCATGGTTAAAAACGTATCAACGCCAGCATCATCTGACGGTGCTGCTGGTGAGTCACAATCGAGACGAGGTCGCGCGCTTGGCCGACACCGTACTCACACTGAATCAAGGGCAGATTGTTGGGCCCGAGATTGCCTAG